From a single Halococcus hamelinensis 100A6 genomic region:
- a CDS encoding serine/threonine-protein kinase RIO2 yields the protein MVQNVASEMAALEPEDFYLLSGVEQGMRFSEWVNRGKLADFSDLTPENVDYRLDRCADRGLLERRTIQYEGYKLTFEGYDALALHTFAERGTIEGVGAPLGVGKESDVYEVSSYTSFALKFHREGYTNFREVMRERDYTSDNDHVSWMYTARKAAEREYGALEALYPDVSVPRPVDQNRHAVVMGKLDGVELSQAALTDDQVIGVCELVLREMQSAYAAGYVHADMSEYNVAVSNEGITVFDWPQAVPTDHPNADDLLVRDVENLLGYFERKYPRRTPDALDPTGIARALADGRFDSLSDHAPR from the coding sequence ATGGTCCAGAACGTCGCGAGCGAGATGGCGGCGCTCGAACCCGAGGACTTCTACCTCCTCTCGGGCGTCGAGCAGGGGATGCGCTTTAGCGAGTGGGTGAACCGAGGCAAGCTCGCCGACTTCTCGGATCTCACGCCCGAGAACGTCGACTACCGGCTCGACCGGTGTGCCGATCGAGGGTTGCTCGAACGCCGGACGATCCAGTACGAGGGCTACAAACTCACCTTCGAGGGCTACGACGCGCTCGCGCTCCACACCTTCGCCGAGCGCGGCACCATCGAGGGCGTCGGCGCGCCCCTCGGCGTCGGCAAGGAGAGCGACGTCTACGAGGTCTCCTCGTACACCTCGTTCGCGCTCAAGTTCCACCGCGAGGGCTATACGAACTTCCGGGAGGTGATGCGCGAACGCGATTACACCTCGGACAACGACCACGTCTCGTGGATGTACACCGCCCGGAAGGCCGCCGAGCGCGAGTACGGCGCGCTCGAAGCCCTCTATCCCGACGTCTCGGTTCCGCGACCGGTCGACCAGAACCGCCACGCGGTAGTGATGGGGAAGCTCGACGGCGTCGAACTCTCACAGGCCGCGCTCACCGACGACCAGGTCATCGGGGTCTGTGAGCTCGTGCTCCGGGAGATGCAGTCCGCCTACGCCGCGGGCTACGTCCACGCCGACATGAGCGAGTACAACGTCGCGGTTTCGAACGAGGGTATCACCGTCTTCGACTGGCCGCAGGCGGTTCCGACCGACCACCCGAACGCCGACGACCTGCTCGTCCGCGACGTCGAGAACCTCCTTGGCTACTTCGAGCGGAAGTACCCGCGCCGGACCCCGGACGCGCTCGATCCGACCGGGATCGCCAGGGCGCTCGCCGACGGTCGCTTCGACTCGCTCTCGGACCACGCTCCCCGCTGA
- a CDS encoding DUF7095 family protein — protein sequence MTGFTRAEAVERVERLVSTVESEPMPVPVREIWVYGDLALGLDPISRLDVYLTKDLLFHGEGERESEFLDSHGVEGIGKTVSAEWADEHPEHIRASANGYAAPEKCLAAHLVGKDEPIHLEVCNASFDDNVTQRLQGAMAHGNYEELLDPRGVCCWLDGRRSEEAFEKLGTGEYVFPTLADAFAMIGMEGPESERAANAVRSYRENQDGLTVRGDVV from the coding sequence ATGACCGGATTCACACGCGCGGAAGCCGTCGAGCGGGTCGAGCGCCTGGTCTCGACGGTCGAGTCGGAGCCGATGCCCGTTCCGGTGCGCGAGATATGGGTCTACGGCGACCTCGCGCTCGGTCTCGACCCCATCTCCCGCCTCGACGTCTACCTCACGAAGGACCTCCTCTTTCACGGCGAAGGCGAGCGCGAATCGGAGTTTCTCGACTCTCACGGCGTGGAGGGGATCGGCAAGACCGTGAGCGCGGAGTGGGCGGACGAACACCCGGAACACATCCGCGCGAGCGCGAACGGCTACGCCGCCCCCGAGAAGTGTCTCGCGGCCCATCTGGTAGGAAAAGACGAACCCATCCACCTCGAAGTCTGCAACGCGAGCTTCGACGACAACGTGACCCAGCGCCTCCAGGGCGCGATGGCCCACGGGAACTACGAGGAACTCCTCGACCCGCGCGGGGTCTGTTGCTGGCTCGACGGTCGGCGCTCCGAGGAGGCCTTCGAGAAACTCGGCACTGGGGAGTACGTCTTCCCCACGCTCGCCGACGCCTTCGCGATGATCGGGATGGAGGGACCCGAATCCGAGCGGGCGGCGAACGCAGTGCGATCCTATCGGGAGAACCAGGACGGTCTCACCGTTCGCGGCGACGTGGTCTAG
- a CDS encoding deoxyribonuclease IV produces the protein MHVGAHVSVAGGVDNAIERQVDVGGNCGQIFTASPQVWAGPSFDDEEAAAFRDSDLGPWVIHASYLVNLATPKEDLREKSVASLQDECDAAERLGIEFVNVHLGAHTGAGVDGGLTNAGEAINELDVPDGVTLLVESDAGSGTKLGGEFDHLATVRERTDEDIEFCLDTAHAFAAGYDFSTPEGVAESLGEFEDVVGLDSLRCVHLNDSKHACGTHKDEHAHVGEGEIGTDGMRAVVNHDALADVPLVLETPTEDGKSYAWNIERVKEFREE, from the coding sequence ATGCACGTAGGCGCACACGTCTCGGTCGCCGGCGGCGTCGACAACGCCATCGAGCGCCAGGTCGACGTCGGCGGGAACTGCGGCCAGATATTCACGGCCTCGCCCCAGGTCTGGGCCGGGCCGAGTTTCGACGACGAGGAGGCCGCCGCGTTTCGCGACTCGGACCTCGGCCCGTGGGTCATCCACGCCTCCTACCTCGTGAACCTCGCGACCCCGAAAGAGGACCTCCGCGAGAAGTCCGTCGCGAGCCTCCAGGACGAGTGCGACGCCGCGGAACGATTGGGGATCGAGTTCGTCAACGTCCACCTCGGCGCGCACACCGGTGCGGGCGTCGACGGTGGACTCACGAACGCCGGGGAGGCCATCAACGAACTCGACGTCCCCGACGGGGTCACCCTGCTGGTCGAGAGCGACGCCGGCAGCGGCACCAAACTCGGCGGCGAGTTCGACCACCTCGCGACGGTCCGCGAGCGGACTGACGAGGACATCGAGTTCTGTCTCGACACCGCCCACGCCTTCGCCGCGGGCTACGACTTCTCGACGCCCGAGGGGGTCGCCGAGTCCCTCGGTGAGTTCGAGGACGTCGTCGGGCTCGACTCGCTGCGCTGTGTCCACCTCAACGACTCGAAACACGCCTGCGGTACCCACAAGGACGAACACGCCCACGTCGGCGAGGGCGAGATCGGTACCGACGGCATGCGGGCGGTCGTCAACCACGACGCGCTCGCCGACGTGCCGCTCGTGCTCGAAACCCCGACCGAGGACGGCAAGAGCTACGCCTGGAACATCGAGCGCGTCAAGGAGTTCCGCGAGGAGTGA
- a CDS encoding double zinc ribbon domain-containing protein — protein sequence MSKITFRADDELIEELETLDASKSEAMREALRTYLARNEPTVSDTADSLDTLVAERVEAIVDDRMTGAFTSSQPQDINVNITLDGSAVEADETDDRNTDARKTPAPDAQTTSNERKTCGQCGEELSSEVVYCPNCGEKASHRVFCDCGDELRSDWAFCPSCGRRTPAADVLDGP from the coding sequence ATGAGCAAGATCACGTTCCGCGCGGACGACGAGCTCATCGAGGAGCTCGAAACCCTCGACGCCTCGAAGAGCGAGGCGATGCGCGAGGCCCTCCGGACCTATCTCGCGCGGAACGAACCCACCGTGTCCGACACCGCCGACAGCCTCGATACCCTCGTGGCCGAACGGGTCGAAGCCATCGTCGACGACCGGATGACGGGGGCGTTTACGTCGTCCCAACCCCAGGATATCAACGTAAACATCACACTCGACGGTAGTGCGGTCGAAGCCGACGAGACGGACGACCGAAACACGGACGCGCGTAAGACGCCCGCCCCGGACGCGCAAACGACGTCGAACGAGCGTAAAACCTGCGGTCAGTGTGGCGAGGAACTCAGCTCAGAGGTCGTCTACTGCCCGAACTGTGGGGAGAAGGCGAGCCATCGAGTGTTCTGTGACTGCGGTGACGAACTCCGATCCGACTGGGCGTTCTGCCCGAGCTGCGGTCGTCGGACGCCCGCAGCCGACGTTCTCGACGGACCGTAA
- a CDS encoding ribbon-helix-helix domain-containing protein — translation MERVTLRIPKQQIEEVEQMVELGEYPNRSEAIRAAVRRMVAEENQSERRAERPFARA, via the coding sequence ATGGAGCGTGTGACACTACGGATCCCGAAGCAACAGATAGAAGAGGTCGAACAGATGGTCGAACTCGGTGAGTATCCGAACCGAAGCGAGGCCATCCGGGCGGCGGTGCGCCGGATGGTCGCCGAGGAGAACCAGAGCGAGCGACGGGCCGAGCGCCCGTTCGCGAGGGCCTGA
- a CDS encoding cupin domain-containing protein, whose protein sequence is MEKTNLDAAFDSFGEQWSPRLADAVNDHGLKLATVEGEFDRHHHSVDELFMVRSGTVRLELDADEDVVLEAGEFVTIPAGVAHRPVAEREAEILLFEPVETKNTGNRETERTVEVEELE, encoded by the coding sequence ATGGAGAAGACGAACCTCGACGCGGCGTTCGACTCGTTCGGCGAGCAGTGGTCGCCGCGGCTCGCGGACGCGGTCAACGACCACGGCCTCAAACTCGCGACGGTCGAGGGCGAGTTCGACCGGCATCACCACTCGGTCGACGAACTGTTCATGGTGCGCTCGGGGACGGTTCGCCTCGAACTCGACGCGGACGAGGACGTGGTTCTGGAAGCGGGCGAGTTCGTGACGATTCCAGCAGGTGTGGCGCATCGGCCGGTGGCGGAACGCGAGGCCGAGATCCTGCTGTTCGAACCCGTCGAAACCAAGAATACGGGGAACCGGGAGACCGAGCGGACCGTCGAAGTCGAGGAACTAGAGTAG
- the ftsZ gene encoding cell division protein FtsZ yields the protein MQDIVESALENAEKEKQRRDETELDEFGDPRIVVVGCGGAGNNTVNRLYNIGVEGAETIAVNTDKQHLQMIQADTRVLVGKSLTQGLGAGGDPEMGERATEMARGTLKDVLAGADLVFVTAGMGGGTGTGAAPVVARIAADEGAIVVGMVSTPFNVERARTVKAEEGLEELRNEADSIIVLDNNRLLDYVPNLPVGKAFSVMDQLIAETVKGIAETITQPSLINLDYADMTSIMDQGGVAVMLVGETQDKNKTEEVVKDAMSHPLLDVDYQGASGGLVHITGGPDLTLKEAEEIAERITDRLDPSANVIWGSRIREEYKGKVRVMAIMTGVQSAQVLGPDTQQQADRSRAALDDESSLSGAESSTGGDDRGEQHNGLDVIR from the coding sequence ATGCAGGATATCGTCGAGTCCGCGCTCGAGAACGCCGAGAAGGAGAAACAGCGCCGGGACGAGACCGAACTCGATGAGTTCGGCGACCCCCGGATCGTGGTGGTCGGCTGTGGCGGCGCGGGCAACAACACCGTCAACCGGCTCTACAACATCGGTGTCGAGGGTGCCGAGACCATCGCGGTCAACACCGACAAACAGCACCTCCAGATGATCCAGGCCGACACACGAGTGTTGGTCGGCAAGAGCCTCACCCAGGGGCTCGGCGCTGGTGGCGACCCCGAGATGGGCGAGCGCGCCACCGAGATGGCCCGTGGCACCCTGAAGGACGTGCTCGCGGGTGCGGATCTGGTGTTCGTCACGGCGGGCATGGGTGGCGGCACGGGTACCGGTGCGGCCCCCGTCGTCGCGCGGATCGCGGCCGACGAGGGCGCGATCGTCGTCGGGATGGTCTCGACGCCGTTCAACGTCGAGCGCGCGAGAACCGTCAAGGCCGAGGAGGGCCTCGAAGAGCTCCGTAACGAGGCCGACTCGATCATCGTCCTCGACAACAACCGGCTGCTGGATTACGTCCCCAACCTCCCGGTCGGCAAGGCGTTCTCGGTGATGGACCAGCTGATCGCCGAGACCGTGAAGGGGATCGCCGAGACCATCACCCAGCCCTCGCTGATCAACCTCGACTACGCCGACATGACCTCGATCATGGACCAGGGCGGCGTCGCGGTGATGCTGGTCGGCGAGACCCAGGACAAGAACAAGACCGAGGAGGTCGTGAAGGACGCGATGAGCCACCCCCTCCTCGACGTGGACTACCAGGGCGCATCGGGTGGCCTGGTCCACATCACCGGTGGCCCCGACCTCACCCTGAAGGAGGCCGAGGAGATCGCCGAGCGCATCACCGACCGCCTCGACCCCAGCGCGAACGTGATCTGGGGATCCCGCATTCGGGAGGAGTACAAGGGCAAGGTCCGCGTGATGGCGATCATGACCGGCGTCCAGAGTGCCCAGGTCCTCGGCCCCGACACCCAACAGCAGGCCGACCGCTCGCGGGCGGCGCTCGACGACGAGAGTTCGCTTTCCGGGGCGGAGTCGTCGACCGGGGGCGACGACCGCGGTGAACAGCACAACGGCCTCGACGTCATCCGATAG
- the katG gene encoding catalase/peroxidase HPI, with product MNRTNDDWWPDRLKLDVLDNNARPGDPVDEEFDYAEAFAELDLDELKADIEETLTTSQDWWPADYGHYGPLMIRMAWHSAGTYRSTDGRGGANRAGQRFAPLNSWPDNANLDKARRLLWPVKEKYGRSLSWADLIVLTGNVALESMGFETYGFGGGREDAFMPDEAVDWGPEDEMEVTDPARFDEEGDLKDPLANSVMGLIYVNPEGPYGEPDLEGSAHNIRQTFTKMAMTDEETVALIAGGHTFGKVHGADDPSHLGPEPEAADLEEQGLGWTSDFESGRGQDTITGGIEGPWNSAPTRWDMGYIDNLLDAEWEAHKGPGGAWQWRPEDEELEGSVPDAHDQSETVDPMMLTTDVALKHDDDYREVLERFQEDPELFQESFAKAWYKLIHRDMGPPIRMVGEEVPDEEMLWQDPIPEADYEVVDEDAIETLAGEIRESDLSIPQLVRTAWAAASTYRDSDRRGGANGARIRLRPQRDWAVNNPEELTTVLDTLEEIRTEFNESRSDGTAVSLADLVVLGGNVAVEDAAAEAGHEVHVPFEPGRTDASQEQTDVESFEALKPKADGFRNYRSDEATDPAEELLVDKSDLLDLTAPEMTVLVGGMRALDANYDGSDLGVFTEQPGTLTNDFFATLLGMDAEWESASEDDYRFEAYDRDTGELVREGTRVDLVFGSNARLRAIAEVYGADDGEEKFVEDFVDAWHKVMTHDRFDLE from the coding sequence ATGAATCGAACCAACGATGACTGGTGGCCGGACCGGCTGAAGCTAGATGTACTCGACAACAACGCCCGTCCCGGCGACCCGGTGGACGAGGAGTTCGACTACGCCGAGGCGTTCGCGGAGCTCGACCTCGACGAGCTGAAGGCGGACATCGAGGAGACGCTGACCACCTCGCAAGACTGGTGGCCGGCCGACTACGGCCACTACGGCCCGCTGATGATCCGGATGGCGTGGCACAGCGCCGGTACCTATCGATCGACCGACGGTCGCGGCGGCGCGAACCGCGCCGGCCAGCGCTTCGCACCCCTGAACAGCTGGCCCGACAACGCGAACCTCGACAAGGCGCGACGCCTGCTCTGGCCGGTCAAGGAGAAGTACGGTCGGAGCCTCTCGTGGGCCGACCTGATCGTCCTGACCGGGAACGTCGCGCTCGAATCGATGGGCTTCGAGACCTACGGCTTCGGCGGCGGCCGCGAGGACGCCTTCATGCCCGACGAGGCCGTCGACTGGGGGCCCGAAGACGAGATGGAGGTGACCGACCCCGCACGCTTCGACGAGGAGGGCGACCTCAAGGACCCGCTCGCCAACTCCGTCATGGGGCTCATCTACGTCAACCCCGAGGGGCCGTACGGCGAGCCGGACCTCGAAGGCTCGGCACACAACATCCGACAGACGTTCACCAAGATGGCGATGACCGACGAGGAGACCGTCGCGCTGATCGCCGGCGGCCACACGTTCGGGAAGGTCCACGGTGCCGACGACCCGAGCCACCTCGGGCCCGAGCCCGAGGCCGCCGACCTCGAAGAACAGGGGCTCGGCTGGACGAGCGATTTCGAGTCCGGCCGCGGCCAGGACACGATCACCGGCGGCATCGAGGGCCCGTGGAACAGCGCCCCGACCCGGTGGGACATGGGCTACATCGACAACCTGCTCGACGCCGAGTGGGAGGCCCACAAGGGCCCCGGCGGTGCCTGGCAGTGGCGGCCCGAAGACGAGGAGCTGGAGGGTTCGGTGCCGGACGCCCACGATCAGTCGGAGACGGTCGACCCGATGATGCTCACGACCGACGTGGCGCTGAAACACGACGACGACTACCGTGAGGTCCTCGAACGGTTCCAGGAGGACCCCGAGCTGTTCCAGGAGTCGTTCGCGAAGGCCTGGTACAAACTGATCCACCGCGACATGGGCCCGCCGATCCGGATGGTCGGCGAGGAAGTGCCCGACGAGGAGATGCTCTGGCAGGACCCGATCCCCGAGGCCGACTACGAGGTCGTCGACGAGGACGCGATCGAGACGCTGGCGGGGGAGATCCGCGAGTCCGACCTCTCGATCCCCCAGCTCGTCAGAACCGCGTGGGCGGCGGCGTCGACCTATCGCGACAGCGACAGGCGCGGCGGGGCGAACGGGGCTCGGATCCGGCTCCGACCCCAGCGCGACTGGGCGGTCAACAACCCCGAGGAACTGACGACCGTGCTCGACACCCTCGAGGAGATCCGCACGGAGTTCAACGAATCGCGCTCGGACGGGACGGCGGTCTCGCTCGCCGACCTCGTGGTTCTGGGCGGCAACGTGGCCGTCGAGGACGCGGCGGCCGAAGCCGGCCACGAGGTCCACGTGCCGTTCGAACCGGGTCGGACGGACGCCTCGCAGGAACAGACCGACGTCGAGTCATTCGAGGCGCTCAAGCCGAAGGCCGACGGCTTCCGGAACTACCGCTCGGACGAGGCTACCGACCCGGCCGAGGAGCTGTTGGTCGACAAGTCCGACCTCCTCGACCTGACCGCACCCGAGATGACGGTGCTGGTCGGCGGGATGCGGGCGCTGGACGCCAACTACGACGGCTCCGACCTCGGCGTCTTCACCGAGCAGCCGGGGACGCTCACCAACGACTTCTTCGCGACCCTGCTCGGCATGGACGCGGAGTGGGAGTCGGCTTCCGAGGACGACTACCGCTTCGAGGCCTACGACCGCGACACCGGCGAGCTCGTTCGGGAGGGCACCCGCGTGGACCTCGTCTTCGGGTCGAACGCCCGGCTCCGCGCCATCGCGGAGGTCTACGGGGCCGACGACGGCGAGGAGAAGTTCGTCGAGGACTTCGTCGACGCCTGGCACAAAGTGATGACCCACGACCGCTTCGACCTCGAATAG
- a CDS encoding guanosine monophosphate reductase, whose amino-acid sequence MEVRDGVSYDDVLVVPKRSAVDHRGDVDLGTHLAPGLTLESPVLGAAMDTVTEAETAIALSRLGGLGVVHRFLPVDDQATEVERVVTAGERAGGAVGIEEDYVERAGALVAAGAACVVVDVAHGHMERCLDAVAAIREELPDTVLVAGNVATAAGVADLAAAGADCVKVGVGPGSHCTTREVAGAGVPQLTAVDDCADAAADCGVTTVADGGVTKSADAVKALLAGADAVMVGGLLAGTAEAPGDVVERDGERYKRSRGMASAEAGAERTDKEGAVDAAEGVAGLTPYRGSVADVVGELEAGIRSGLSYCGGADLDAAREKSEFVRNSAGAQARAGSHGGVRER is encoded by the coding sequence ATGGAGGTACGGGACGGAGTGAGCTACGACGACGTGTTGGTTGTGCCGAAACGCTCGGCGGTCGACCACCGGGGGGACGTGGACCTCGGAACCCATCTCGCGCCGGGACTCACGCTCGAGAGCCCGGTCCTCGGCGCGGCGATGGACACCGTGACGGAGGCCGAGACGGCCATCGCGCTGTCGAGACTCGGCGGGCTGGGGGTGGTCCATCGGTTCCTGCCGGTCGACGACCAGGCCACCGAGGTCGAGCGGGTCGTCACGGCGGGCGAGCGGGCGGGCGGTGCGGTCGGCATCGAGGAGGACTACGTCGAGCGGGCGGGCGCGCTGGTCGCAGCCGGCGCGGCGTGCGTCGTCGTCGACGTCGCCCACGGCCACATGGAGCGGTGTCTCGACGCGGTGGCCGCGATCCGCGAGGAACTCCCCGACACGGTGCTCGTGGCGGGTAACGTCGCCACCGCGGCGGGCGTCGCGGATCTCGCGGCCGCGGGCGCGGACTGCGTGAAGGTGGGGGTTGGTCCGGGCTCGCACTGCACCACGCGGGAGGTCGCGGGCGCGGGGGTGCCACAGCTCACCGCGGTCGACGACTGTGCCGACGCCGCCGCGGACTGTGGAGTCACGACGGTCGCCGACGGCGGGGTCACGAAATCCGCCGACGCGGTGAAGGCGTTGTTGGCGGGTGCGGACGCGGTGATGGTCGGCGGACTGCTCGCCGGGACCGCCGAAGCTCCGGGGGACGTCGTCGAACGCGACGGCGAGCGCTACAAGCGCTCGCGCGGGATGGCCTCGGCCGAGGCCGGTGCGGAACGGACCGACAAGGAGGGCGCGGTCGACGCCGCCGAGGGGGTCGCCGGGCTGACGCCCTATCGGGGTTCGGTCGCGGACGTAGTCGGAGAGCTCGAAGCGGGCATCCGGTCGGGGCTCTCCTACTGCGGCGGGGCCGACCTCGACGCCGCGCGCGAGAAAAGCGAGTTCGTCAGGAACTCCGCGGGCGCGCAGGCGAGAGCGGGTTCCCACGGCGGCGTCCGCGAGCGCTAG
- a CDS encoding lipoate--protein ligase family protein, with translation MTDLEGREWRLIPEDTRSGPLNMALDEVAAETAAEGGPRTLRVYRWEPATLSLGYHQDPSTVDWDFCEREGISVTRRPTGGGGIYHDTRGDISYSIVAPADELPGDLMETYERLCEPLFDGLDRLEVEAGFVEAERPAIFEPACYLRGLHPAHDVVAGDGRKLSGNAQYRRRDSVIQHGSVLFSDVVETHLDCFVDSPGPEAFRERVTNLREQRDLDRERAVEAFEDALGEWADAEAGGWTDDELARARTRVEEKYDSPAWNRDRTDPTA, from the coding sequence ATGACCGATCTCGAAGGCCGGGAGTGGCGGCTCATCCCCGAAGACACCAGAAGCGGGCCGCTGAACATGGCGCTCGACGAGGTCGCCGCCGAGACCGCCGCGGAGGGCGGGCCACGTACCCTCAGAGTCTACCGGTGGGAGCCCGCGACGCTCTCGTTGGGTTATCATCAGGACCCGAGTACCGTCGACTGGGACTTTTGCGAGCGCGAGGGGATCTCGGTGACGCGGCGGCCCACCGGCGGCGGCGGCATCTATCACGATACCCGGGGTGACATCTCCTACTCGATCGTCGCGCCGGCCGACGAACTCCCCGGCGACCTGATGGAGACCTACGAACGTCTCTGTGAACCCTTGTTCGACGGGCTGGATAGGTTAGAAGTCGAGGCGGGGTTCGTCGAGGCCGAACGCCCGGCGATCTTCGAACCCGCGTGTTACCTCCGGGGGCTCCACCCCGCGCACGACGTGGTGGCGGGCGACGGCCGAAAGTTGAGCGGGAACGCCCAGTACCGCCGGCGCGACAGCGTGATCCAGCACGGTTCGGTGCTCTTCTCGGACGTCGTCGAGACCCACCTCGACTGTTTCGTCGACTCACCTGGCCCCGAGGCGTTCCGCGAGCGCGTGACGAACCTCCGCGAACAGCGCGACCTCGATCGGGAGCGGGCGGTCGAGGCGTTCGAGGACGCACTCGGGGAGTGGGCCGATGCGGAGGCGGGCGGGTGGACCGACGACGAGCTCGCGCGCGCCCGTACGCGTGTGGAGGAGAAGTACGATTCCCCGGCGTGGAACCGCGACCGGACGGACCCGACGGCCTGA
- a CDS encoding VOC family protein translates to MTDWQGVDHVQLCVPEGEDARGRATRFYTEVLGFDALDKPDSLDGTDSFWFGDGGVEIHLGPEAGTERSRRHPAFVVDDLEPIRDRLEDEGIETRTEPPIPGRERFSFRDPFGNRIECIEYED, encoded by the coding sequence ATGACCGATTGGCAGGGCGTCGACCACGTCCAGTTGTGTGTTCCGGAGGGCGAGGACGCGAGGGGGCGGGCGACGAGGTTCTACACCGAGGTCCTCGGGTTCGACGCGCTCGACAAGCCCGACTCGCTCGACGGAACCGACAGCTTCTGGTTCGGGGACGGCGGGGTCGAGATCCACCTCGGGCCCGAAGCCGGGACGGAGCGTTCGCGCCGCCACCCTGCCTTCGTCGTGGACGACCTCGAACCGATACGCGACCGGCTCGAAGACGAGGGTATCGAGACTCGGACCGAACCGCCGATCCCCGGTCGGGAGCGGTTCTCGTTTCGCGACCCGTTCGGCAACCGGATCGAGTGTATCGAGTACGAGGACTGA
- the ncsA gene encoding tRNA 2-thiolation protein NcsA → MNCTKCDREAVLHAEYSGAHLCEHHLRESVESRLRRRIRKDGLIGPEASPEDPETWLIGLSGGKDSVVLTSILAETFTEDPRIELVALTIHEGIEGYRDESLDAASELASELNIRHEVVSYADEFDLEMDDVAETDPENMAPCAYCGVFRRDLLSDYADRFGADKLLTGHNLDDEAQTALMNFFEGDVAQMAKHFDASLGPFDERTDSTDFVPRAKPLRDVPEKEVALYAHLAELPVHMAECPHSSEAYRKEIQELLLKMEAQHPGTRHSVMAGYEELAELAARAYRENSPDLGECERCGAATTRDLCRTCQLTEAVHAA, encoded by the coding sequence ATGAACTGTACGAAGTGCGACCGGGAGGCCGTGCTCCACGCCGAATACTCCGGGGCGCACCTCTGTGAACACCACCTCCGCGAATCCGTCGAGTCGCGGCTCCGCCGGCGGATCCGCAAGGACGGCCTCATCGGCCCCGAGGCGAGTCCAGAAGACCCCGAGACCTGGCTCATCGGGCTCTCGGGCGGCAAGGACAGCGTCGTGCTGACCTCTATCCTCGCCGAGACGTTCACGGAGGACCCCCGGATCGAACTCGTCGCGTTGACGATCCACGAGGGGATCGAGGGCTACCGCGACGAGAGCCTCGACGCCGCCAGCGAGCTCGCCAGTGAGTTGAACATCCGCCACGAGGTCGTGAGCTACGCCGACGAGTTCGACCTCGAGATGGACGACGTGGCCGAGACGGACCCCGAGAACATGGCCCCCTGTGCCTACTGCGGGGTGTTCCGGCGCGACCTCCTCTCCGACTACGCCGACCGATTCGGGGCCGACAAACTCCTCACCGGCCACAATTTGGACGACGAAGCCCAGACCGCCCTGATGAACTTCTTCGAGGGCGACGTCGCCCAGATGGCGAAACACTTCGACGCCAGCCTCGGGCCGTTCGACGAGCGCACCGACTCCACCGATTTCGTCCCGCGGGCGAAACCCCTCCGGGACGTCCCCGAAAAGGAGGTCGCGCTCTACGCTCACCTCGCCGAGCTACCCGTGCACATGGCCGAGTGTCCCCACTCTAGCGAGGCCTACCGGAAGGAGATCCAGGAACTCCTGTTGAAAATGGAGGCCCAGCATCCCGGAACGCGACACTCGGTGATGGCGGGCTACGAGGAGCTCGCCGAGCTCGCCGCCCGCGCCTACCGCGAGAACAGTCCGGACCTCGGCGAGTGCGAGCGGTGCGGCGCGGCCACCACCCGCGACCTCTGTCGGACCTGCCAGCTCACCGAGGCCGTCCACGCCGCCTGA